From Nicotiana tabacum cultivar K326 chromosome 20, ASM71507v2, whole genome shotgun sequence, one genomic window encodes:
- the LOC107796115 gene encoding rust resistance kinase Lr10-like isoform X2: MTFTSFVCFILICYLVQTKGRSDSSCPKSFSCGNLTDLSFPFTLSTQSDCGFLSISGCDAKPFPRIQLLPGGDWYYALGKPYNYTVWLRDTKLEATLRQHECQVFDENFSLTNSPYISFNILNLHNFFKCNKSSNNTLNVTLKRKDHFTGYEMYDGCDAFSIYYKLHGDDDDDDDDRDISAGNLTAACSLVRLPIVSVSNNDVSNKTAAGTSKRGHLRTPWFIVATGTFFSCIGLLVLLFYFREKILWYKYLRFWDSNAEDHRNIEAFLMNYGLYAPKRYSYSEVKRITSHFKNKLGQGGCGNVYKGRLHNGKHVAVKLANRKGTSGEEFINEVASISKTSHVNIVSLVGFCFEGRRRALIYEFMPNGSLEKFIYEERSNRVRQLSWPILYKIARGIARGLEYLHRGCTTRILHFDIKPHNILLDDDFCPKISDFGLAKLCMKKESVVSMLGARGTIGYIAPEIVCRNLGGVSHKSDVYSYGMMVLEMVGGRKNVDVEVDRTSEIYFPHWLYRRIELDEELQLIGIMNDSEKECARKMVLVSLWCIQTDPSNRPSMSKVVEMLEGNQDYSLQIPPKPYLYPASRSEVKSSVVVEPAQALFVDMSANILYEI; the protein is encoded by the exons ATGACTTTCACTTCTTTTGTATGCTTTATTCTGATCTGTTACTTAGTTCAGACAAAAGGCAGAAGTGATTCATCTTGTCCAAAGTCATTTTCATGTGGAAATCTTACTGACCTGAGCTTTCCATTCACTCTTTCCACACAATCTGACTGTGGATTTCTGTCCATATCTGGTTGTGATGCTAAACCATTTCCAAGAATCCAACTGCTTCCTGGAGGAGATTGGTATTATGCTTTAGGAAAGCCGTATAATTATACAGTTTGGCTTCGGGACACCAAACTTGAAGCAACATTGAGGCAACACGAATGCCAGGTTTTCGACGAAAATTTCTCCCTTACAAACTCTCCTTATATTTCTTTCAATATACTTAACCTTCACAACTTCTTCAAATGCAACAAGAGTAGTAATAATACCTTAAACGTTACGCTGAAAAGGAAAGATCATTTTACTGGTTATGAAATGTACGACGGATGTGATGCCTTCAGCATATATTACAAGCTTCAtggagatgatgatgatgatgatgatgatcgcGACATTTCAGCAGGCAATCTTACTGCTGCTTGTTCACTTGTCAGATTGCCAATTGTATCAGTATCAAATAATG ATGTTAGCAACAAAACAGCAGCAGGTACATCAAAAAGGGGTCATCTCCGGACACCCTGGTTCATTGTAGCCACAG GTACATTCTTCTCTTGTATTGGACTGTTGGTTTTACTCTTCTACTTCAGGGAAAAGATTTTGTGGTACAAATACCTAAGATTTTGGGATTCTAATGCTGAGGATCACCGAAATATTGAAGCATTTCTAATGAATTATGGGTTATATGCTCCAAAAAGATACAGCTATTCAGAAGTCAAAAGAATCACCAGTCACTTCAAAAACAAATTAGGCCAAGGAGGATGTGGTAATGTATACAAAGGAAGATTGCATAATGGGAAGCATGTGGCAGTGAAGCTTGCAAATCGAAAAGGCACTAGTGGTGAAGAATTCATTAACGAGGTTGCAAGTATTAGCAAGACATCACATGTTAACATCGTGAGCCTTGTGGGATTTTGTTTTGAGGGTCGCAGAAGAGCTCTCATTTATGAATTCATGCCAAATGGATCTCTTGAAAAGTTTATCTATGAGGAAAGATCCAACAGAGTTCGCCAATTGAGTTGGCCAATATTATACAAAATTGCACGAGGCATTGCTCGTGGATTGGAGTACTTGCATCGTGGTTGTACCACTCGGATTTTGCATTTTGATATAAAGCCTCACAACATCCTACTTGATGACGATTTTTGTCCTAAGATTTCTGACTTTGGTCTAGCCAAACTTTGCATGAAAAAGGAGAGTGTCGTGTCAATGTTAGGTGCACGAGGGACTATTGGTTATATAGCTCCAGAAATTGTTTGCAGAAACTTGGGAGGTGTCTCTCATAAGTCTGATGTCTATAGCTACGGAATGATGGTCCTAGAGATGGTTGGAGGAAGAAAAAATGTTGATGTTGAAGTTGACCGTACAAGTGAAATCTACTTCCCACATTGGCTCTATCGGCGAATTGAACTAGACGAAGAGCTCCAACTAATCGGGATAATGAATGATTCGGAGAAAGAATGTGCAAGAAAGATGGTGTTAGTGAGTTTATGGTGCATACAGACTGATCCCTCGAATCGACCATCGATGAGCAAAGTTGTGGAAATGTTAGAAGGAAACCAAGACTACTCTTTGCAAATACCTCCCAAGCCTTACCTATATCCTGCCTCAAGATCAGAGGTAAAATCATCAGTAGTAGTAGAACCGGCCCAAGCTTTATTTGTTGATATGTCAGCTAATATTTTGTATGAAATTTAA
- the LOC107796115 gene encoding rust resistance kinase Lr10-like isoform X1, translating to MTFTSFVCFILICYLVQTKGRSDSSCPKSFSCGNLTDLSFPFTLSTQSDCGFLSISGCDAKPFPRIQLLPGGDWYYALGKPYNYTVWLRDTKLEATLRQHECQVFDENFSLTNSPYISFNILNLHNFFKCNKSSNNTLNVTLKRKDHFTGYEMYDGCDAFSIYYKLHGDDDDDDDDRDISAGNLTAACSLVRLPIVSVSNNGNVFTMLSPEFQVEWKLSDECYGCHYSGGQCQTDITNKFLCHTDVSNKTAAGTSKRGHLRTPWFIVATGTFFSCIGLLVLLFYFREKILWYKYLRFWDSNAEDHRNIEAFLMNYGLYAPKRYSYSEVKRITSHFKNKLGQGGCGNVYKGRLHNGKHVAVKLANRKGTSGEEFINEVASISKTSHVNIVSLVGFCFEGRRRALIYEFMPNGSLEKFIYEERSNRVRQLSWPILYKIARGIARGLEYLHRGCTTRILHFDIKPHNILLDDDFCPKISDFGLAKLCMKKESVVSMLGARGTIGYIAPEIVCRNLGGVSHKSDVYSYGMMVLEMVGGRKNVDVEVDRTSEIYFPHWLYRRIELDEELQLIGIMNDSEKECARKMVLVSLWCIQTDPSNRPSMSKVVEMLEGNQDYSLQIPPKPYLYPASRSEVKSSVVVEPAQALFVDMSANILYEI from the exons ATGACTTTCACTTCTTTTGTATGCTTTATTCTGATCTGTTACTTAGTTCAGACAAAAGGCAGAAGTGATTCATCTTGTCCAAAGTCATTTTCATGTGGAAATCTTACTGACCTGAGCTTTCCATTCACTCTTTCCACACAATCTGACTGTGGATTTCTGTCCATATCTGGTTGTGATGCTAAACCATTTCCAAGAATCCAACTGCTTCCTGGAGGAGATTGGTATTATGCTTTAGGAAAGCCGTATAATTATACAGTTTGGCTTCGGGACACCAAACTTGAAGCAACATTGAGGCAACACGAATGCCAGGTTTTCGACGAAAATTTCTCCCTTACAAACTCTCCTTATATTTCTTTCAATATACTTAACCTTCACAACTTCTTCAAATGCAACAAGAGTAGTAATAATACCTTAAACGTTACGCTGAAAAGGAAAGATCATTTTACTGGTTATGAAATGTACGACGGATGTGATGCCTTCAGCATATATTACAAGCTTCAtggagatgatgatgatgatgatgatgatcgcGACATTTCAGCAGGCAATCTTACTGCTGCTTGTTCACTTGTCAGATTGCCAATTGTATCAGTATCAAATAATGGTAATGTTTTCACAATGTTAAGTCCTGAATTTCAAGTAGAATGGAAACTGTCTGATGAGTGTTATGGCTGTCACTATAGTGGAGGTCAATGCCAGACTGATATTACCAACAAATTTCTTTGTCACACAG ATGTTAGCAACAAAACAGCAGCAGGTACATCAAAAAGGGGTCATCTCCGGACACCCTGGTTCATTGTAGCCACAG GTACATTCTTCTCTTGTATTGGACTGTTGGTTTTACTCTTCTACTTCAGGGAAAAGATTTTGTGGTACAAATACCTAAGATTTTGGGATTCTAATGCTGAGGATCACCGAAATATTGAAGCATTTCTAATGAATTATGGGTTATATGCTCCAAAAAGATACAGCTATTCAGAAGTCAAAAGAATCACCAGTCACTTCAAAAACAAATTAGGCCAAGGAGGATGTGGTAATGTATACAAAGGAAGATTGCATAATGGGAAGCATGTGGCAGTGAAGCTTGCAAATCGAAAAGGCACTAGTGGTGAAGAATTCATTAACGAGGTTGCAAGTATTAGCAAGACATCACATGTTAACATCGTGAGCCTTGTGGGATTTTGTTTTGAGGGTCGCAGAAGAGCTCTCATTTATGAATTCATGCCAAATGGATCTCTTGAAAAGTTTATCTATGAGGAAAGATCCAACAGAGTTCGCCAATTGAGTTGGCCAATATTATACAAAATTGCACGAGGCATTGCTCGTGGATTGGAGTACTTGCATCGTGGTTGTACCACTCGGATTTTGCATTTTGATATAAAGCCTCACAACATCCTACTTGATGACGATTTTTGTCCTAAGATTTCTGACTTTGGTCTAGCCAAACTTTGCATGAAAAAGGAGAGTGTCGTGTCAATGTTAGGTGCACGAGGGACTATTGGTTATATAGCTCCAGAAATTGTTTGCAGAAACTTGGGAGGTGTCTCTCATAAGTCTGATGTCTATAGCTACGGAATGATGGTCCTAGAGATGGTTGGAGGAAGAAAAAATGTTGATGTTGAAGTTGACCGTACAAGTGAAATCTACTTCCCACATTGGCTCTATCGGCGAATTGAACTAGACGAAGAGCTCCAACTAATCGGGATAATGAATGATTCGGAGAAAGAATGTGCAAGAAAGATGGTGTTAGTGAGTTTATGGTGCATACAGACTGATCCCTCGAATCGACCATCGATGAGCAAAGTTGTGGAAATGTTAGAAGGAAACCAAGACTACTCTTTGCAAATACCTCCCAAGCCTTACCTATATCCTGCCTCAAGATCAGAGGTAAAATCATCAGTAGTAGTAGAACCGGCCCAAGCTTTATTTGTTGATATGTCAGCTAATATTTTGTATGAAATTTAA